One Oncorhynchus clarkii lewisi isolate Uvic-CL-2024 chromosome 32, UVic_Ocla_1.0, whole genome shotgun sequence DNA window includes the following coding sequences:
- the LOC139391820 gene encoding zinc finger and BTB domain-containing protein 22-like has translation MHSLSMGQGCSSSSSGAPSGSVVQVCFPSSQASVLDSLNRQREEGQLCDLSIQVQGQVFKAHRCVLAASSPYFHDQVLLKNMSTVSIPAVMDPLAFESVLSCAYTGQLRMLREDIVNYLTVGSVLQMWHIVDKCTELLKEGRVTGSGSAIQGVIGGAQGNPGCSSSESSLGAGSAQAGGSNTQPAPPPPSRPSLSESQSPSSTNYFSPRDTNFGGGAAAAGAAGEGGVNSTPSYCTPSGGEEAFLIEEEDEEEEEELLYHRKRGSSRRKPTASVSDQEVGVSDSFGVSSYQDGDASPLQKRPTYSQPSIMPRKQWVVVKTERPQDDDLIVVSGEEGPDEEEERELEMLRERERTFNISNIRTLSGELSSKADHEMETQMDYCQSSEDYLKFDSGLMDQTPPQHLHDSAGQGGGRTVSALLGQVQSAAAARAQLFPIDMQGNQILMYRQSSLDSSQPIGMGGGMAGAPFKGPNLEHGAVHLSAQGGLGGGLDGLDGGGGGSSGKVFMCHCGKTFTHKSMRDRHINMHLDLRPFNCPVCAKKFKMKHHLTEHMKTHTGLKPYDCHGCGKKFMWRDSFMRHRSHCEGRSGAAGRSEDGGGSDRADGISPQHLPHLPLSTGEAGHGVVGGRNGNSVLSPHHSSTGSSSNAVSCLTMASSGVLLGVNSQSVMQGQGSSVFGLGVSRGGCEEEVCEVGANDSVT, from the exons ATGCATTCTCTGTCCATGGGGCAGggctgtagcagcagcagctcAGGTGCCCCCTCTGGCTCGGTGGTACAGGTGTGCTTCCCCAGCTCCCAGGCGTCTGTACTGGACAGCCTGAACAGGCAGCGTGAGGAGGGCCAGCTCTGTGACCTCTCCATCCAGGTCCAGGGGCAGGTGTTCAAGGCCCACCGCTGTGTGCTAGCTGCATCCTCACCCTACTTTCACGACCAG GTGCTCTTGAAGAACATGtccactgtctccatccctgCCGTCATGGACCCACTGGCGTTCGAGAGCGTCCTGAGCTGTGCCTACACGGGCCAGCTGCGCATGCTCCGCGAAGACATCGTCAACTACCTCACCGTGGGCAGCGTGCTGCAGATGTGGCACATCGTGGACAAGTGCACAGAGCTCCTCAAAGAGGGGCGGGTGACGGGGAGTGGTAGTGCAATCCAGGGTGTCATTGGGGGAGCGCAGGGGAACCCTGGATGCAGTAGCAGTGAAAGCTCCCTAGGGGCTGGGAGTGCCCAAGCTGGGGGAAGCAACACCCAGccagcccctccccctcccagcCGCCCGTCCCTGAGTGAGAGCCAGTCTCCCAGCAGCACCAACTACTTCAGCCCCAGAGACACTAACTTCGGAGGGGGAGCGGCGGCCGCTGGAGCTGCAGGGGAGGGAGGCGTGAACTCCACCCCCAGCTACTGCACCCCTTCTGGGGGCGAAGAGGCTTTCCTCATcgaagaagaggatgaagaagaggaagaagagctCCTATACCATAGGAAGCGAGGGAGCAGCAGGAGGAAGCCGACGGCCTCTGTCTCAGACCAAGAGGTTGGAGTCAGCGACAGCTTCGGGGTGTCGTCCTACCAAGACGGGGACGCCTCCCCTCTCCAGAAGCGGCCCACATACAGCCAGCCCAGCATCATGCCCCGGAAGCAGTGGGTGGTGGTAAAAACAGAGAGGCCCCAGGACGATGACCTGATCGTGGTGTCGGGTGAGGAAGGaccagatgaggaagaggagagagagttggagatgctgagggagagggagaggacgttCAACATATCCAACATTAGGACTCTGTCTGGAGAGTTGAGCAGCAAAGCGGACCATGAGATGGAGACACAG ATGGATTACTGCCAGTCTTCTGAAGACTACCTCAAGTTTGACAGTGGTTTGATGGACCAGACTCCCCCACAGCACCTTCATGACAGCGCTGGTCAGGGTGGTGGCAGAACCGTCTCAGCCCTACTAGGCCAAGTCcagtctgctgctgctgctagagCTCAGCTCTTTCCCATAGACATGCAAGGCAACCAGATCCTCATGTACAGACAATCATCTCTAGATTCCTCTCAACCCATAGGAATGGGAGGTGGTATGGCTGGGGCACCATTTAAAGGGCCAAACCTGGAGCATGGAGCAGTCCATTTGTCAGCACAGGGGGGTTTGGGCGGTGGCTTAGATGGACTGGACGGGGGTGGTGGCGGGAGTTCAGGGAAGGTGTTCATGTGCCACTGTGGAAAGACCTTCACCCACAAGAGCATGCGCGACCGTCACATCAACATGCACCTGGACCTGCGGCCTTTCAACTGCCCGGTTTGCGCcaagaagttcaagatgaagCACCACCTGACGGAGCACATGAAGACCCACACGGGGCTCAAGCCCTACGACTGCCACGGCTGCGGCAAGAAGTTCATGTGGCGCGACAGCTTCATGCGGCACCGCTCCCACTGCGAGGGACGGAGCGGAGCGGCTGGCAGGAGCGAGGATGGGGGAGGGTCCGACCGCGCTGATGGGATCTCCCCACAgcatctccctcatctccctctctcgaCCGGCGAGGCCGGTCACGGTGTCGTTGGTGGCAGGAATGGGAACTCTGTCTTGTCCCCACATCATTCCAGTACAGGTAGCAGCAGTAATGCGGTCTCTTGCCTTACCATGGCCAGTTCTGGAGTGCTCTTAGGGGTCAACTCTCAGAGCGTGATGCAGGGTCAAGGTTCATCTGTGTTTGGTCTGGGGGTCAGCCGAGGTGGGTGTGAGGAGGAAGTGTGTGAAGTTGGTGCTAATGATAGTGTCACTTAA